Sequence from the Actinocatenispora sera genome:
GTCGTCCCAGCCGCGCACGTCGGGCTCGGTCAGCCACCAGCCGGCGAACGCCGAGCGCCAGCCGGCCAGGGTGGCCGCGTCCAGCAGTCCCGCCGCGGTGGCCCGGTCGACCGTGTTGGCGAGGATCAGCGGTGCGAACGTGCGCGCCTGTACCCGCGGGTGGGTGAACCGCTCGACCATCGCGTCGCCGAGCGCGGCCAGCCGCTCGTCCAGCACGCCGCGCTCGATCCAGCGCCGCAGCACCTCGCGCGCCTGCCAGTCGCGTACCTCCGGGTCGGGGGAGGTGAGCAGCTCGAGCAGCTCCGCGACCGCGGCGTCGAGATCGTCCGGCACCGGGAAGTCGGCCGTCACCACGGCAGCCCAATCGGTCATGCCGGTGACCCTACCGAGCACGCCGTCCGGCCACTCCCGCCGCGTCGCCGCGGCAGGTACCTCGGCACACGCCCTACTCTGGTCGCGTGTCGACACTGCGAGACCTGGTCGAGGAGTACACCGACCTCGCCCCGGCGGACATCGAGCACCTGCACCGGTTGGCCGGTGACTGGCAGCTGCTGTCCGATCTGTCCTTCGCCGACCTGCTGCTGTGGGTACCGACCGCACACGGCCGGTTCCGTTGCGTGGCGCAGGTGCGGCCGACGACCGCGCCCACCGCGTACCAGGACGACCAGGTGGGGCGGGAGGCCGGTGCGCCCGACTTCGCGCACCTGGGCATCGCCCGCGACGAGCGGCGGATCTGGCGCGAGGGCGACCCGGTCTGGTACGGCGACACGCCGGCCCGGCACGAGGCGATCCCGGTGCGCCGGATCGGCTCGGACGAGATCATCGCGGTGGTCGGGCGCGACACCAACCTGTCCGACGCCCGTACCCCCGGCAAGCTGGAACTCAACTACCTCGGGCTGGCCGACGACCTGGCGCTGATGCTGACCCAGGGCACCTTCCCGCCCACCCACCATCCCGGCGAGACCACCTCGGCGCCGCGGATCGGCGACGGGCTGGTCCGCCTCGACGAGCACGGCAAGGCGGTGTACGCCAGCCCGAACGCGCAGTCCGCCTACCGCCGGATGGGGCTGCCGGGTGACCTGATCGGCGAGGACCTGGCGGCGCTCACCGGCCGGCTCGCCGACGACCCGCTGGAGGGCAGCGAGGCCACCGAACGCATCCTGACCGCGCTCGACGGCCAGGGCCCGGCGCGCAAGGAGATCGACGCGCGGGGCGCGAGCGTGCTGATGCGGGCGCTGCCGCTGCTGCCCGAGGGCACCCCGGCCGGCGCGCTGGTACTGGTCCGCGACGTCACCGAGGTACGCCGGCGGGACCGGGCGCTGCTGACCAAGGACGCCACCATCCGCGAGATCCACCACCGGGTGAAGAACAACCTGCAGACCGTCGCCGCGCTGCTCCGGTTGCAGGCCAGGCGATCCGTGCCGCAGGCGCGCGCCGCGCTGGAGGAGTCGGTACGCCGGGTCGCCTCGATCGCGCTGGTGCACGAGACGCTGTCGTTCACCTCCGACGAGGCGGTCGAGTTCGACACCATCGTCGACCGGGTCGCCTCGATGGCCGGCGAGGTCGCCGCGGCCGAGTCCAAGGTGGTGTTCCGTCGCGAGGGCAGCTTCGGGGTACTGCCCGCCGAGGTGGCCACCCCGCTGGTGATGGTGCTCAACGAGCTGCTGCAGAACGCGGCCGAGCACGCCTACCCGGCGGGCGAGTCGGGCGAGGTGGTGGTGTCCGCGCGGCGCCGCCGCCGGCAGGTCGACGTGACGGTCTGCGACGCCGGCGCCGGGCTGCCGGACGGGTTCGTCCTGGACGCGAGCGACCGGCTCGGCCTGCAGATCGTCCGTACCCTGGTCACCGGCGAGCTGCGCGGCACCATCGAGCTGCGCCCGCGCACCCCCGGCCCCGGCACCGAGGCGGCGCTCGCCATCCCGCTGCCCCGCCGCTGAACCGGGCCGGCGCTCAGCGCCGCACGCGGTAGCGGACGTGCGTGACGGTGGGGGAGCCGACGACCTCCACCGGCGTCAGCCGCGGGTCGCCGACGCCGGCGAAAAGCCGCTCGCCCGATCCCAGTACCACCGGGCTGACGTGCAGGAACAGCTCGTCCAGCAGGCCGGCGGCGAGGGCCTGGTTCACGGTGCTCGCGCCGCCCGCGACCAGCACGTCGGAGTCCCCGGCGGCCCGCCGGGCCGCGGCCACTGCCGCCTCGACACCGTCGGTGACGAAGTGGAACGTGGTACCGCCGGCCATCGGCAACGGTTCGCGCGGGTGGTGGGTCGCCACGAACACCGGCGCGTGATACGGCGGATCCGCACCCCACCAGCCCCGCCAGTCCGGGTCCCAGTCGCCGCGCCCGGCCGAGAACATGTTGCGGCCCATCACGAACGCCCCGACCCCGCGGTGCATGCGCGCCACCATCTCGCTGTCCGGGCCCGGTTCCCCGCCGTCGTCGCCCTGCATCGAGTGCCAGCGTTGGGTGGCGAACATCCATTCGTGCAGCCGTTCGCCGCCCACCCCGAGCGGCTCGTCGAGGCTCTGGTCGGGGCCGGCGACGTAGCCGTCGACCGAGACGGACAGGTTGCTTCTCACGATCCCCATGTACGGACCGACGAGACGTGGCCCGGAAACTCATCGCGAACCGTTCTCGCGGGTTCGGGCAATGGCGGGTGTGACACGGCCGGCGGCACGAAGCGCGCCGCGAACTCTTCACGCGGGTTCGGCAAACAGTAGATGTGAGGTCACGACACGAGGCCCGGCATCGCCGGGCGTGGGTGGGGACCCGGTGGGACCCGACCGCGGCGAGGCGCGCCGACCGGTCGCGGCACCGGGCATCCCGATCGGCACGGGGCACTCCCGACTGCACCGTGCCACCGCCCGGACCCCGCCAGGAGACCGATCTCGACCGGTCCGGGCGGCTGCCGCGATCGGCTGGCGCGGTGTCGATCCGGCTCGCCGCGCTCACCGCCGGCCTCGCTGCGACGCTCCTGGCCGCCGGCGGCCTCGCGTCGACCGGCGCCACCCCGGGCGCCTCGACCCCGGCCCCGGCCGGCAGCCGGCACGCCGACCGTCGGCACGGCCTGGCCGGCGTGCGGTGGGGGACTGACGAGCCTCAGGCCGCCGACACCACGACCGCGATTCGCCCGGTACCGGTGCGCTACCGGGCCGCCGGGAGCCACCCGGTGCGGTCCGTCGCACCGCCGCTCGGGCCCGGCTTCGGGTCCGGCCACTCGCTTCCCCGGCCGCGCGGGCGTCCACGGCCGCACGCGGTGGCGTGCCGAACCGCCGACCGGCTGTCGCTGTCGCTGGCCGAGCAGCCGGACACCGACCGGGGCCACCGCGGCCACCGCGCGCCCGGCGGCGGTACCGGCCACGGGCGCCTCACGGTGACCGCGGACGGGGTGCCGGTGGCCGACGCCGCGGGCACCGGCTCGGTGACCGCGACGGTGGCCGAGCAGGCACACCGGTACCGGATCGAGCAGGCGGTGCCGGGCTTCGGCAGCGCCGGCACCGTGCGGTCGACGTACACGGTGGCCTCGGCCGCCGGCGCCGGCGCCCCGCTGCCGGCCGGCTGGCGCTGCGCCGCGGACGGCGCCGACCCGAGGGTGGTGCCGCTGCTGACGCTCACCGCGCCGCTGCCGGTCACCGCCGACGGCACCGTACCGGCCCGGGCCTCGTTCGTCGCCGCGGTCGGCCACCTGCCCGGTGTCACCGCGGTACCGGTCACCGGCCTCACCGCCGCGACCAGCATCGACGGCGCCGGGTACCGGCCGGCACCGGTCACCGCGCTCGGCCACGGCCGTTACCGGGTCACGCTGCCGGCCGCCGCGACCGGTACCGCCGTCTCGCTGCGGCTGGCCACCACCGACGCGGCCGGTTCGACCCTCACCCGCACCCTCACCAACGCGTACCGGGTGGCGTGACGAGGTCCCGGAACCGACGGGCGCCCGCGACGCCCCGGCGGCGGGCGGCCGGGCCGGCGGGGGATCGCCGGCGGTTCGTCAGATCGCGGCCGCGCCGAGCACCCAGGGCGTGGTCTGCTCGATGAACTCGGTGGGGAATCCGGGTGCGAACCCGGTCGCCGCCTCCAGCCGCCGCACCTGCTCGGGTTCGAGCGAGACCTCGAGGCAGCCGAGGTTGTCCACCAGCTGGGCCACGGTGCGGGCGCCGATCATCGGCAGCACCGCCGGCGACCGTACCCGGGTCCAGGCCAGCGCGACCTGTGCCGCGGTCGCTCCGATCTCGTCGGCCACCGCCTGCACCACCCGCGCGATCGCCCGGTCGTGCGGATCGATCGAGCCGGGGTCGAGGCGGGTCGGCCCCGGTGCACCCGCCGAGGCGTACTTGCCGGAAAGCACGCCACCGCCCAGCGGACTCCAGGCGGTCACCGCCATCCCGAACGCCGCCGCCATCGGCAGCAGCTCGCGTTCGGCGTCGCGTTGCAGCAGGCTGTACGGCACCTGCAGGCCGGCGAAGCCGGTCCAGCCGCGCCACTGTGCCAGGGTGTTCGCCCGAGCCACCACCCAGGCCGGCGCGTCGGAGATGCCGACGTAGAGCACCGTGCCGGCGGTCACCGCGTCGTCCAGTGCCCGCATGGTCTCCTCGACCGGGGTGTGCCGGTCCCACAGGTGCACCCAGTAGACGTCGACATGGTCGGTACGCAGCCGGCGCAGGCTGGTCTCCAGCGACAGCCGCAGGTTCTTGCGGTGGTTGCCGCCGCCGTTGGGGTCGGTCGCATCCCGGGTGACGGTGTACTTCGTGGCCAGCACGAACCGGTCCCGGCGCCCGGCCAGCAGCTCGCCGACGATCTGCTCGCTGGCACCGCCCCGGTAGTTGATCGCGGTGTCGATCATGTTGCCGCCCGCGTCGGCGTACGCGTCGAGGATCCGGCGGCACTCCTCCGGCGAGGCACCGACCCCGCCCTGCTCGCCGAACGTCATCGCGCCCAGGACGAGCTCCGACACGCGCAGCCCGGTCGGGCCGAACCTGCGGTACCTCACCCGAACATCGCCGCCACGTGCGCGGCGAGCTCCTCCGCCGGTACGTCCCGGAGGTGCTGGTCGAGGGCCCAGCGATGCCCGGACGGGTCGAGGAACTGCGCGGTGCGGTCGCCCCAGAACGCGTCGTGCGGCGCCTCGAACTCGGTCGCGCCCGCGGCGAGCGCGCGCTGCCACGCGGCGTCGGTGTCGGGCACCGGAAGGTGGAACGCGGCCGGGGTACCGCCGAGCGCGGCCGGCGTGCGCATGCCGGCGGCCGGTACCTCGCCCGCGACGGCGAGCACGGTGTCGCCGAGTCGAAGTTCCACGGTGAGCGGCCGGCCGTCGGGCAGGTTGACCCGGCTCGTCTCGCGCGCGCCGAGCGCCGCGGCGTACCACTCGGCTGCGGCCTGCGGATCGTCGACCACCAGGTGCACGGCCAGTTGTGTTGTCATGCCCCCGACCATACATAGTGTTCAGTCATCGTGTCCAGACGTACGATCCGGTAGGGTTGCGGGGTGACCGCCCGACGCGACGACCCCGCTGCCAGCGCGCCCGAGCTCCGCGAACGCGTCCTCGACGCGCTCCGTGACCTGCTGCAGGAGCGCACCTTCGAGTCGCTCAGCGTGGCCGAGATCATCGCCGCGGCCCGGGTGTCCCGGGCGAGCTTCTACTTCTACTTCGCCGGCAAGCAGGCGGCCCTCGCCGAACTCGTGCGCCGCGCGGTCGGCGCCGGCCACCAGGCCGCGCAACCCTGGACGCGGTCCGCTCCACCCGCTCCCGGATCGCTGCCGGCCCCGGCCCCGGCCTCGCCTGGCGCCACGGCGTCGGCTGGTGCCGGGGCATCGCCGGGCGGCCCGGCATCGGCCGGCGGCGCCGAATCGGCGGGCGGTGCGGCATCGGCCGGCGGCGCCGAATCGGCGGGCGGTGCGGCATCGGCCGGCGGCGAATCGGCGGGCGGCGGGGAGCCGGCGGGCGCGGCGGTCGACCCGGATGCGGCGCTGCGCGCCGGAATCGAAGCCGGGGCGACACTGTGGCTCGACAACGCCGGCGTGCTGCGCGCCATCGTCGAGAACTGGGGCTCCGACCAGCAGCTTCGGCAGCTGTGGCTGGACCAGATGGCGACGTTCACCGCCGCGACGACGGCACGGATCCAGGCGGATCCGGAGGCGATGCGCCGGCTCGACGGCGTCGACGTGGCGGCCGTCGCCGCCTCGCTCACCTGGCTGGGCGAGCGGCTGTACTACCTGGCCGCGTGCGGAGTGCCACCGTTCGACGACCGTGCGGTGCTGGTCGACACGCTGCACCACGTCTGGACCTCGACGCTGCACCCGGCCGCTGTGGCCGGCACGCGGGACTCCGAAACAGACCCTAGGTATACCTAGGTCCCCGGGGGCGGCGCTAGGTATGCCTAGCGGAGTCCGGGTGCGGATCTAGGTACCCGCCAGCGGCAAAGATAGGTAATCGATGCCGATGTGGGTGGCCCCTTACCAGCGCAGGATGAACACGTACCTGATGACTGGTTTGGAGGAACGATGTTCAGCAACCCGGATGTACTGCTCGACCTGGCCAACGGCTACCAGCAGGACCACCTGGAGGCGGCCGGCCGGGCCCGCCTGCTCGCCGCCCGCAAGCGCGGCAGCCACCGTCGTACGCGCCGGCGCGGTGCGCCGCGGAGCACGGCTACTGTGGATCCGTGCGCGGGTGGGATGGTACCGGTCCGATGATGGTCGGACGCGACGGCGAGCTGCGCCGGCTGGTGCAGCTCGCCGAAGCCGGCCGGCCCGCCGTCGCGGTCATCGCCGGGGAACCCGGCATCGGCAAGACCCGGTTGGTGGCCGAGCTGACCCTCGGCCTGCCGACCGACACCAAGGTCCTCATCGGGCATGCCGAGCCCGGCTCGCTCTCCCGGCCGTACGAGGTGCTGCTCGACGCGATCGACGGGCGCCCCGGCGTGTCCGAGGCGGTGCTGGACGAGTTGACCGATCCGCACCGCAGCCCCGTGCAGCGACTGCACTCGGGCCTGTCGCTGCTGGCCGACCAGATCGGCAACGCGCCCGCGGTGATCGTCTTCGAGGACCTGCACTGGGCCGACTCGGAGAGCGCCGCGCTGTTCGAACGGCTCGCCGATCACGAAGGGCCGCGGCTGCTGATCGGCACGTACCGTCCCGACGAGGTGTCCGGCCGGCAGCCGATCGGCGCCCTGCTGGCCCGGATGGAGCGCCGGCACACCCTCACCCACCTGCGGCTCGGCCGGCTCACCGAGGCCGACACCGCCGCGTACGTCGCGTCCGCGCTCGGCAGCCCCGCCCCGTACCGGACCATCGCCGCCCTGCACCACCGCACCGGCGGCAACCCGTTCTTCCTGGAAGAGTTGCTGCGGTCGGCGCCCGACGACATCGAGTCGCTCGGTGACGCACCGCTGCCGTGGAGCCTCGCCGAGGCGTTGCGCCGGCAGGTCGAGTCGCTCCCCGCCGACATCCGGCACCTGGTCGAGGCCGCCGCCGTGCTCGGCTACCGGATCCCGTTCGACCTGCTCGCCGCCGTCACCGCGACCGGCGAGGACGAGCTGATCGCCGCGCTGCGCGAGCTTGTCGGCTCCGGGGTGCTGGTCGAGTCCGGCGAGGACGAGTTCAGCTTCCGGCATGCGCTGGTGCGCGAGTCGATCACCGGCGCCATGCTCGCCCGGCAGCGCCGCCGGATGCACGAGGCGGCGCTGGAGGTGCTGCTTCGAGACGACGACGCGGACCCCGCGCTGATCGCGCACCATGCCGCCGCCGCCGGCCGGTACGACGACGTGGTCGCCGCGGCCCGTCGCGGCGCCCCGCTCTACCTGTCGATCGGCTCCGCCTACCAGGCGTTGCAGCTGGCCGAGGCCGGCCTCGACGAGGTACCCGACGACGTCGAACTGCTGTGCTACGCCGCCCGGGCCGCGTGGCTGGCGAACCTGCTGGACGACGCCGTGCGGTACGCCCGGTGCTGGCGGGACCGCGCCACCGACGTCAGCGACCGCATCGACGCGCTGCACCTGCTGATCCGGGTGGCGTTCGACGCCGACGAGCCGGCCGAGCTGAGCACCGCCGCGCATCAGGTCGAGCGGCTGGTGGCCGGCCTCGCCCCCGGCCCGGAGGCGGCCCGCGCGATGACCGCGCTGGCCCAGGGGATGGCGCTGCTCGGCGACGTCGGCGCCACGGTCGACTGGGCCGACCGGGCGATCGCGCTCGCCGACGAGTTCGACCTGCCCAGGATCCGGCTGGCCGCGCTGGTGGAGAAGGGCGTGGCGATGACCGAACGGCCCGACAGCGCACCGGCCGGCTGGGCGATCCTGTCCGACCTGGTGGACGAGGCCGAGCGGTGCGACGAGTGGGTGCTGGCGGCCCGCGCGCTCAACCACATGATCCAGGATCTGCCGCCGTCGTTGCCCTCCGACCACGGCGACCTGCTGGAGCGGATGCGGGTCGACGCCGAGCGTGCCGGGTTCGAGCAGATGGCGGTGGCCGCGTACTACTCGGGTCGGGCCCGGCTCGCCGTCCGCGAGGGTGACCTGGCCGCGGCGATCGAGGCGCTGGAGGCCGGCCGACGGCTGAACCGCGGGTACCGGCGGCGCGGTCGGCGCGCCGACTACCACGGTCACTTCCTCACCGGCCTCTACCTGGAGGCGGGCCGGTTGGACGACGCCGCGGCGGTGCTCGACGAGCTACGCGCGCAGCCACAGCCGGTCGCCACCGCGATTCCCGGTCTCGCCCTGCACCTGGCCGCGCGGCGGGGCGCCCCGGAGGTCGGAGCCTGGCTGGACGAGTTCCTGGTGGCGCTGGCGAAACAGTCCTGGCGGGACGGCGAGCAGGCGCACGACCTGATCTCGGCCGCGCTGGCCGCGGACCTGCCGCTGGCCCGGCTGGACCAGCTGCGGGCCGAACTGATCGGACCGGAGTCCTGGGATCAGCACCGGCGGCTGGTGGATGCGCAGCTCGACGAGGCGCACCGGCGCTTCGCCGAGGCGCTGCCCGGCTACCAGGCGGTGGCCGACGAGCCGCTGCTGATGCCCGCGGTCGGCGGCACCGCGCATCTCGGCGCAGCCCGCTGCCTGCTCGCGTTGGGCCGCACCGACGAGGCGTGCCGGCACGCGGAGGCGGCCGGGTCGAAGCTGGCGAGCTGGGGCGGCTGGCGGGTCGCCGAACTCACCGCGGTACGGGCGGAGCTCGGCCTGGCCGGCCCCGCGGCAGCGGCGGCGGGCGAGCGCGGCGACGGGTTGACCCGTCGCGAGCGCGAGGTGGCGCGGCTGCTCGCGGCCGGCCTGACCAACGCCGAGCTGGCCGGCATGCTGCACATCTCGCCGAAGACCGCGGCCGTGCACGTGTCGAACATCCTGCGCAAGCTGGCGGTGTCCTCGCGCACCGAGGTCGCGGCCCGGCTCGGGGGCTCCGGTGACTGACCCGCGCCGTGCCCGCGCCGAGCGCCGCGCCGGCGTTCGTCCGGCGATGCGGGCAGAGATGCAGGTCACTGTGTACTGTCCGGCGATTGTTCGGCATGCGAAGCTGTGCGGTATGAGTGCCGCGGTGCAGCGCAGGTTGGTGGTGCGACGTCACGTCGACCACTGCCGCGTGCACAGCGCCATCTGTTGCCCGGTCGCCTGAGCGACCGTGGCTGCCGCCGTTCGGCGGCGTCCCGCCGGGTGCATGAACACCCCGGCCCACCTCACCGCCCGGTCGCCGTACGGCCACTCCTGATTCGATCCGCCGTGCCGTGCCGCCCGGGAGCACACCGACGTCCTCCCTGCCGCGGGTGATGTGCGGCGGTCCGCCTGCTCGCACTCCGCGCCGGAAAGGACCGACATGCCGGCCAGCACCTCCACCAGTACCGCCCCCGCCGCGCCGGGCGCCGCCCACCCGACCCGTACCGCCAGGCCGGCCCGGCCGAAGGGGCAGGGCCAGTGGGCCAACGGGCACCGGGAGCCGCTCAACGGCAACGAACAGCAGAAGAAGGACGACGACGGGCTGAACGTCCGGGTCCGGATCGAGAACATCTACGCGCACCGCGGCTTCGACTCGATCGACCCCGCCGACAAGCGCGGCCGGTTCCGCTGGTGGGGGCTCTACACCCAGCGCAGGCCCGGCATCGACGGTGGCCGCACCGCGGTGCTCGAGCCCGAGGAGCTGGAGGACCGGTACTTCATGCTGCGGGTGCGGGTCGACTCCGGCCAGCTCGACCTGGACCAGCTGCGCACCATCGCGTCGATCTCGACCGAGTTCGGCCGCGACACCGCCGATCTGACCGACCGGCAGAACATCCAGTTGCACTGGGTGGAGATCGAGAACGTACCGGAGATCTGGCGCCGGCTGGAGGCCGTCGGGCTGTCCACCACCGAGGCGTGCGGGGACGTACCGCGGGTCATCCTGGGCAGCCCGGTCGCCGGGGTCGCCGCGGACGAGGTCCTCGACGCCACCCCGGCGATCCGCGAGATCACCGACCGGTACCTGGGCAGCCAGGAGTTCTCCAACCTGCCCCGCAAGTACAAGACGACGGTGTCCTGGCTTCCCGACACCCCGTACGAGGCGAACGACATCGCGTTCCTCGGCGTCGAGCACCCCGAGTACGGGCCGGGCTTCGACGTGTGGGTCGGTGGCGGGCTGTCCACCAACCCGATGCTCGCCAAGCGGCTCGGCGTCTGGGTACCGCTGGCCGATGTGCCGCGCGTCTGGTGGGGCGTGACGAGCATCTTCCGCGACTACGGGTACCGCCGGCTGCGGGCCCGAGCCCGGATGAAGTTCCTGGTGGCCGACTGGGGCGTGGCGAAGTTCCGCGAGGTGCTGGAGACCGAGTACCTGAAGCGGCCGCTCGCCGACGGACCGGCACCGGAGCGCACCGCACCGATCGACCACGTCGGGGTACACCGGCAGGCCGACGGCAACTTCTACGTCGGGGTGTCGCCTTCCGTGGGCCGGGTGTCCGGCACGCTGCTCGGCCAGCTCGCCGACGTGGCCGCCGCGCACGGGTCGGGCCGGGTGCGCACCACTCCGTACCAGAAGCTGCTGGTGCTGGACGTGCCGGAGTCCGAAGTGGACTCGCTGGTGGCGGAGCTGGCCGGCATCGGCCTGTCGGCGACCCCGTCGCACTGGCAGCGCTCCGCGCTGGCCTGCACCGGCATCGAGTTCTGCAAGCTCGCGATCGTGGAGACCAAACAGCTGACCGCCGACCTGATCGCGGAGCTGGAGCGGCGGGTACCGGAGCTCGACGTACCGATCACCGTGCACGTCAACGGGTGCCCGAACGCCTGCGCCCGTACCCAGGTGGCCGACATCGGCCTGAAGGGCCAGCTGGTGCTCGACGCCGAGGGCCGGCAGGTGGGCGGCTTCCAGGTACATCTCGGCGGCGGACTCGGCCTGGACGCCGGGTTCGGCCGCAAGCTGCGCGGCCTGAAGGTGACCGCCACCGAGCTGCCCGACTACGTGGAGCGGCTGGCCCGTCGCTACCTGTCCGACCGCAAGCCGGACGAACGGTTCGCCCAGTGGGTGGTTCGCGCCGACGAGGAGGATCTAGCATGAGCACCAGTCGAGTAGTGCCCTATCACTGCCCGTACTGCGCGGGTGAGGACATCCGTCCACATGGGACCCAGCACGGCGAGTGGGAGTGCCGGGAGTGCGCCCGGGTGTTCGCGGTGCGGTTCGTCGGGCTGCTGGCCGCCGAGGACGTCCGGTGAGCGGCCGGGATCCGGCGGCGCTGCGCGAGGTGGCGCTGCGGGCGGGGCGGGACCTGGAGGGTGCGCCGGCCGAGGAGATCGTGGCCTGGGCCGCCGAGGAGTTCGGCGACCGGTTCTGCGTGACGTCCTCGTTCGCCGACGCGGTGCTGGCGCACGTGGTGTCCCGGGTCAAGCCGGGCGTCGACGTGGTGTTCCTGGACACCGGGCTGCACTTCACCGAGACGCTGGACGTACGGGACCGGGTGGCGCGGGACATGGCGGTCAACGTCCGTTCGATCCGGCCGTCGCTGACGGTCGGGCGGCAGGACGCCGAGTACGGGCCGCGACTGTTCGAGCGCGACCCCGACTCGTGCTGCGGGCTGCGCAAGGTGGAGCCGCTCGCCGAGGCGCTGGAGCCGTACGACGCGTGGGCGACCGGGCTGCGCCGCGACGAGTCGCCGACCCGGGCCGACACGAAGGTGGTCGACTACGACGCGAACCGCAACATGGTCAAGGTGGCGCCGATCGCGGCCTGGACACAGTCCGATGTGGACGCCTACATCGCCCGGCACCAGGTTCCGGTCAACGACCTGATCCGGCAGGGGTACGCGTCGGTCGGCTGCTGGCCGTGCACCCGCCGTACCGCGCCGGGGGAGGACCCGCGGGCCGGCCGCTGGCCGCTGTTCGACAAGGTCGAGTGCGGGATCCACTCGTGACGCTGCCGTTTCCTGGCGACCGCCGGGGCACCGCGCTGTTGCTGGTGGCGCACGGGAGCCGGGATCCGCGCTCCGGCGCGGCGATCGAGGCGTTGGCGGCGCGGGTCGCGGCGGCCCGGCCCGGGATGCGGGTGGCCGCCGCGTCGCTGGAACATCGCGGTCGCCGACCCGTACCGGTCGCGCGGGAGCTGGCCGCCGCCGGTGTCACCGGCATCGTGGCGGTACCGCTGCTGCTGACCGACGCGTACCACTCGACGGTCGACGTGCCCGCGGTCACCGCCGAGATCCGCGCCACGCTGCCGCGGCTGCCGGTCGCCCGTACCGGTGTGCTCGGCCCGGACGAGTTGCTGTCGGCCGCGCTGGCCGTCCGGCTCGCCGAGCTCGGGATGTCCGGTGTGGACGGACTGGTCCTGGCCGCGGCCGGTACCAGTGATCGGGCGGCGCGGCAGGGCATCGCCGAGGTCGCGGCGGGATTCGCGGCACGCCGCGGTGTCCCCGGTACGGTCGCGTTCGCGGCCGGGGCCGGCCCGGACGTTCCGACGGCGGTGGCCCGGCTGCGGTCGACCGGCGCGCGCCGGATCGCGGTGCTGTCGTACTTCCTTGCCCCGGGCCGGTTGCACGACCGCATCGTGGCCGGTGCGCGGGGTTGCGGCGTGCCGGTGAGCGCGCCGTTCGCGGACACCGGGCCGGTCGCCGAGCTCGTCCTGCGCCGGGCCGACCGGGCCTGGGATTCCGTTGCCCGGCAGCAGCCTGCGCTGTCGGTGCCGGTCTACTGACCGACCGTGTCATCCTCCATTGTGGACGGGGACCGACCCGGAGCCGGCGACGCCGCGCATGCGGTGCCGGGCTGGGCATCGCATCCCCGGCCGAGGCGGGTGGGTGGCTCCGGCGGCGGGTGATCGACGCCCGCCGTGCCGGCACGTCTGGTACGCAAGGCTAACGACCGGCGCCGCGATCCGTGACGCACCAAGGCGATGCGGACAGCACGATGCCCCGGACCTGATCGGTCCGGGGCATCGGCGCGCTTTGCGTCTTCGGGTGTCAGGCGGTCCGAGCCTGCACGTGCAGACTGCGACGGCGCTTCAGCGAGCGTCGCTCGTCTTCGCTCATTCCGCCCCACACACCAGCATCCTGGCCGGACTCCAGAGCCCACTGCAGGCAGGCTTCGGAGACCGGGCAACGCCGGCAGACCGCCTTGGCCTGCTCAACCTGCAGCACGGCCGGACCGGAGGTGCCGATCGGGAAGAACAGCTCCGGGTCCTCGTCGCGGCAGACGGCACGATGGCGCCAGTCCATGAGGGCAACACTCCTCGGGTCGTGTAGTTGCTACCGGTGGCTTTGTGGTTTGTCTCGCGTGCCGCCCCAGGCACGCGCCGACA
This genomic interval carries:
- a CDS encoding ATP-binding protein, which translates into the protein MMVGRDGELRRLVQLAEAGRPAVAVIAGEPGIGKTRLVAELTLGLPTDTKVLIGHAEPGSLSRPYEVLLDAIDGRPGVSEAVLDELTDPHRSPVQRLHSGLSLLADQIGNAPAVIVFEDLHWADSESAALFERLADHEGPRLLIGTYRPDEVSGRQPIGALLARMERRHTLTHLRLGRLTEADTAAYVASALGSPAPYRTIAALHHRTGGNPFFLEELLRSAPDDIESLGDAPLPWSLAEALRRQVESLPADIRHLVEAAAVLGYRIPFDLLAAVTATGEDELIAALRELVGSGVLVESGEDEFSFRHALVRESITGAMLARQRRRMHEAALEVLLRDDDADPALIAHHAAAAGRYDDVVAAARRGAPLYLSIGSAYQALQLAEAGLDEVPDDVELLCYAARAAWLANLLDDAVRYARCWRDRATDVSDRIDALHLLIRVAFDADEPAELSTAAHQVERLVAGLAPGPEAARAMTALAQGMALLGDVGATVDWADRAIALADEFDLPRIRLAALVEKGVAMTERPDSAPAGWAILSDLVDEAERCDEWVLAARALNHMIQDLPPSLPSDHGDLLERMRVDAERAGFEQMAVAAYYSGRARLAVREGDLAAAIEALEAGRRLNRGYRRRGRRADYHGHFLTGLYLEAGRLDDAAAVLDELRAQPQPVATAIPGLALHLAARRGAPEVGAWLDEFLVALAKQSWRDGEQAHDLISAALAADLPLARLDQLRAELIGPESWDQHRRLVDAQLDEAHRRFAEALPGYQAVADEPLLMPAVGGTAHLGAARCLLALGRTDEACRHAEAAGSKLASWGGWRVAELTAVRAELGLAGPAAAAAGERGDGLTRREREVARLLAAGLTNAELAGMLHISPKTAAVHVSNILRKLAVSSRTEVAARLGGSGD
- a CDS encoding nitrite/sulfite reductase, whose translation is MPASTSTSTAPAAPGAAHPTRTARPARPKGQGQWANGHREPLNGNEQQKKDDDGLNVRVRIENIYAHRGFDSIDPADKRGRFRWWGLYTQRRPGIDGGRTAVLEPEELEDRYFMLRVRVDSGQLDLDQLRTIASISTEFGRDTADLTDRQNIQLHWVEIENVPEIWRRLEAVGLSTTEACGDVPRVILGSPVAGVAADEVLDATPAIREITDRYLGSQEFSNLPRKYKTTVSWLPDTPYEANDIAFLGVEHPEYGPGFDVWVGGGLSTNPMLAKRLGVWVPLADVPRVWWGVTSIFRDYGYRRLRARARMKFLVADWGVAKFREVLETEYLKRPLADGPAPERTAPIDHVGVHRQADGNFYVGVSPSVGRVSGTLLGQLADVAAAHGSGRVRTTPYQKLLVLDVPESEVDSLVAELAGIGLSATPSHWQRSALACTGIEFCKLAIVETKQLTADLIAELERRVPELDVPITVHVNGCPNACARTQVADIGLKGQLVLDAEGRQVGGFQVHLGGGLGLDAGFGRKLRGLKVTATELPDYVERLARRYLSDRKPDERFAQWVVRADEEDLA
- a CDS encoding phosphoadenylyl-sulfate reductase; the protein is MSGRDPAALREVALRAGRDLEGAPAEEIVAWAAEEFGDRFCVTSSFADAVLAHVVSRVKPGVDVVFLDTGLHFTETLDVRDRVARDMAVNVRSIRPSLTVGRQDAEYGPRLFERDPDSCCGLRKVEPLAEALEPYDAWATGLRRDESPTRADTKVVDYDANRNMVKVAPIAAWTQSDVDAYIARHQVPVNDLIRQGYASVGCWPCTRRTAPGEDPRAGRWPLFDKVECGIHS
- a CDS encoding sirohydrochlorin chelatase; the encoded protein is MRDPLVTLPFPGDRRGTALLLVAHGSRDPRSGAAIEALAARVAAARPGMRVAAASLEHRGRRPVPVARELAAAGVTGIVAVPLLLTDAYHSTVDVPAVTAEIRATLPRLPVARTGVLGPDELLSAALAVRLAELGMSGVDGLVLAAAGTSDRAARQGIAEVAAGFAARRGVPGTVAFAAGAGPDVPTAVARLRSTGARRIAVLSYFLAPGRLHDRIVAGARGCGVPVSAPFADTGPVAELVLRRADRAWDSVARQQPALSVPVY
- a CDS encoding WhiB family transcriptional regulator, which encodes MDWRHRAVCRDEDPELFFPIGTSGPAVLQVEQAKAVCRRCPVSEACLQWALESGQDAGVWGGMSEDERRSLKRRRSLHVQARTA